A genomic window from Gemmatimonadaceae bacterium includes:
- a CDS encoding FixH family protein encodes MKRGWQWPVLVTLALAFTVGVNVVMLFASSRDPNGTVVEPDYYRKAVEWDRTMARRAASAALGWSAEASLGASAEAGRELRVTLADRDGVPIADADVHVTLIHNREASTPLQVQLAALGAGAYSAPAVAARGGLWEVRITARRGSERFEDTQHTEAP; translated from the coding sequence ATGAAGCGCGGATGGCAATGGCCCGTGTTGGTGACCCTCGCCTTGGCATTCACGGTGGGCGTGAACGTGGTGATGCTCTTCGCGTCGTCGCGCGATCCCAACGGCACCGTGGTGGAGCCGGACTACTACCGCAAGGCGGTGGAGTGGGACCGCACGATGGCGCGGCGCGCGGCGAGTGCGGCGCTGGGCTGGTCGGCAGAGGCATCGCTCGGCGCGTCGGCTGAGGCCGGGCGTGAACTGCGCGTGACGCTCGCGGACCGCGACGGCGTGCCGATCGCCGATGCCGACGTGCACGTGACGCTGATCCACAACCGCGAAGCCTCGACGCCGCTGCAGGTACAACTCGCGGCGCTTGGTGCCGGCGCGTACTCGGCGCCGGCGGTGGCGGCGCGCGGCGGCTTGTGGGAAGTGCGCATCACCGCGCGGCGCGGCAGCGAGCGCTTCGAGGACACGCAGCACACCGAGGCGCCGTGA
- the ccoS gene encoding cbb3-type cytochrome oxidase assembly protein CcoS: MSVLFLLVPLAILLVAIFVGAYVWSSRSGQFDDLTTPAMRAVHDDDAVTPPRPPREAR; this comes from the coding sequence ATGAGCGTGCTGTTCCTGCTGGTGCCCTTGGCGATCCTGCTGGTGGCGATCTTCGTCGGCGCCTACGTGTGGAGTTCGCGCTCGGGGCAGTTTGACGACCTCACCACGCCGGCGATGCGGGCGGTGCACGACGACGACGCGGTCACGCCGCCTCGCCCGCCGCGCGAAGCGCGTTGA
- a CDS encoding cbb3-type cytochrome c oxidase subunit 3, with translation MKLTDVMSASGLSMYAIVALLLFVAAFVMVVAMILAPGSAERMRAAAQLPLDDDTRSPGTGSSNG, from the coding sequence GTGAAGCTCACCGACGTGATGAGCGCCTCCGGGCTCTCGATGTACGCCATCGTCGCGCTGCTGCTGTTCGTGGCGGCTTTCGTGATGGTGGTGGCGATGATCCTCGCACCGGGCAGCGCCGAGCGGATGCGCGCGGCGGCCCAGTTGCCCCTCGACGACGACACACGGTCCCCGGGGACCGGGAGCAGCAATGGCTGA
- a CDS encoding heavy metal translocating P-type ATPase, whose translation MGTTLTTELTLEAPAALRCAHCGLEASTGDARTVDGATYCCAGCETASSIIRQSGLGGFYALPERRPSRVSPSGRSYAEFDHEAFQAAHVRQGADGLAEVTVYLEGVHCASCVWLVERVPMIVPGAVRAELDVTRGVARLAWDPRAVTLSALAQALDRLGYPPHAFRGLRADEARRAEERAMLTRIGVAGAIAGNVMTIALALYSGVFSGMEREFERYFRWLSFVLVTPGLLWPGRVFFTSAWQALSNRRLHMDVPIALALAVGYVQGAINTWRDSGPIYFDAVGTLIFLLLLGRYLQHRAQRGAADSAALLGALAPATARIVDGDSVREVPSEAVLPGMLLDVRAGDTLAADGRVLRGSSALDLALLTGESRPVTVTAGDQVFAGTVNLSAPLRVQVEQAGISSRLGRLLRDVEEGARERPPVVLLADRIAGYFIAVILTLAAVTAGLWWQRDVYFAIDNAIALLVVTCPCALAIATPLAFTVSVGRAAARGMLIKGAHALETLTGRGTVFLDKTGTLTEGRMRLEAYDGPADVRALVLALERHSRHPVAAAFAEAWSDVAAPEAIDVSETLGGGLRGVVGGREVLVGRPNWVAAELSAAAKLSGAGERCAAQMSVGAGLRELPPQLTPVDIAVDGVLVARAGFGDPLRGTARAMVEGLQRSGWQLRLLSGDAPAVVQSVAAELGIPASQAEGGATPERKREAIAAAREAGTVVMVGDGVNDAAAIAAATVGIAVRGGAEASMAAADVYLGRGGIDSLPELFDGARRTTSVIHRNMAVALGYNAIAVVMAMMGIIDPLFAAVLMPLGSVTVILATWRARTFPREAR comes from the coding sequence ATGGGCACGACGCTCACGACTGAGCTCACGCTCGAGGCGCCGGCCGCGCTGCGTTGCGCCCACTGCGGGCTCGAGGCGTCCACCGGCGACGCGCGCACGGTGGACGGCGCGACGTACTGCTGCGCCGGCTGCGAGACGGCATCGAGCATCATTCGCCAGAGCGGGCTGGGTGGGTTCTACGCGCTGCCAGAACGCCGCCCTTCGCGTGTGTCGCCGAGCGGCCGCAGCTATGCCGAATTCGACCACGAGGCCTTCCAGGCGGCGCACGTGCGGCAGGGCGCCGATGGCCTCGCCGAGGTGACGGTGTACCTCGAAGGCGTGCACTGCGCGTCCTGCGTGTGGCTGGTGGAGCGGGTGCCGATGATCGTGCCCGGCGCGGTGCGCGCCGAGCTCGACGTGACGCGTGGCGTGGCGCGCTTGGCTTGGGACCCGCGCGCCGTGACGCTGAGCGCGCTCGCGCAGGCGCTGGACCGGCTCGGCTACCCGCCGCACGCCTTCCGCGGCCTGCGCGCCGACGAAGCGCGCCGCGCCGAGGAACGCGCGATGCTCACGCGCATCGGCGTCGCGGGGGCGATCGCCGGCAACGTGATGACGATCGCGCTGGCGCTGTACAGCGGCGTGTTCAGCGGGATGGAGCGCGAGTTCGAGCGCTACTTCCGCTGGCTGAGCTTCGTGCTGGTGACGCCGGGCCTGCTGTGGCCGGGTCGCGTGTTCTTCACGAGTGCGTGGCAGGCGCTGTCCAACCGCCGCCTGCATATGGACGTGCCGATCGCGCTGGCGTTGGCGGTGGGCTACGTGCAGGGCGCAATCAACACCTGGCGCGACTCCGGGCCGATCTACTTCGATGCCGTCGGCACGCTGATCTTCCTGCTCTTGCTCGGGCGCTACCTGCAGCACCGCGCCCAGCGCGGCGCCGCGGACTCGGCGGCCCTGCTCGGCGCGCTGGCGCCGGCCACCGCGCGCATCGTGGATGGCGACAGCGTGCGCGAAGTCCCGTCGGAGGCGGTGCTGCCGGGAATGCTGCTCGACGTGCGCGCCGGCGATACGCTGGCCGCCGACGGCCGCGTGCTGCGGGGCAGCAGCGCGTTGGACCTCGCGCTGCTTACGGGCGAATCGCGGCCGGTCACGGTGACTGCGGGCGACCAAGTGTTCGCCGGCACGGTGAACCTGTCGGCGCCGCTGCGCGTGCAGGTGGAGCAAGCCGGCATCAGCAGCCGCCTGGGACGCCTGCTGCGCGACGTCGAGGAAGGCGCGCGCGAGCGGCCGCCGGTGGTGCTGCTGGCCGACCGCATCGCCGGATACTTCATCGCCGTGATCCTGACGCTCGCGGCGGTGACGGCGGGCCTCTGGTGGCAGCGCGACGTGTACTTTGCCATCGACAATGCCATCGCGCTGCTCGTGGTGACCTGCCCCTGCGCACTGGCGATTGCGACGCCGCTGGCGTTCACCGTGTCGGTGGGGCGCGCGGCCGCGCGCGGGATGCTCATCAAGGGCGCGCACGCGCTGGAGACGCTCACCGGACGCGGCACGGTGTTCCTGGACAAGACGGGTACGCTCACCGAAGGACGGATGCGGCTTGAGGCCTATGACGGCCCCGCAGACGTGCGTGCGCTGGTGCTGGCGCTGGAGCGGCACTCGCGGCATCCGGTGGCGGCGGCATTCGCTGAGGCGTGGAGCGACGTCGCTGCGCCCGAGGCGATTGACGTGAGCGAAACGCTCGGCGGCGGGTTGCGCGGCGTGGTGGGCGGCCGCGAGGTGCTCGTTGGCCGGCCGAACTGGGTGGCGGCTGAGCTCAGCGCGGCGGCTAAGCTCAGCGGTGCAGGGGAGCGGTGCGCCGCGCAGATGTCTGTAGGCGCGGGGCTTCGCGAACTCCCGCCGCAACTGACACCCGTGGACATCGCAGTGGACGGCGTGCTCGTGGCACGCGCGGGCTTTGGCGATCCGCTGCGCGGCACGGCGCGCGCGATGGTCGAAGGCCTGCAGCGCAGCGGTTGGCAGCTGCGCCTGCTCAGCGGCGACGCGCCAGCGGTGGTGCAGTCGGTGGCGGCGGAGCTGGGCATTCCCGCATCGCAGGCGGAAGGCGGCGCGACGCCGGAGCGCAAGCGCGAGGCCATCGCGGCGGCGCGCGAGGCGGGCACGGTGGTGATGGTCGGTGACGGCGTGAACGACGCGGCGGCGATCGCGGCGGCGACGGTGGGCATCGCGGTGCGCGGCGGGGCCGAGGCCTCGATGGCGGCGGCCGACGTGTATCTGGGCCGCGGCGGCATCGACTCGCTGCCGGAGCTCTTCGACGGTGCGCGGCGCACGACGTCGGTGATCCACCGCAATATGGCCGTGGCCTTGGGCTATAATGCGATTGCGGTGGTGATGGCGATGATGGGTATCATCGACCCGCTGTTTGCGGCCGTGCTGATGCCGCTGGGCTCCGTGACGGTGATCCTGGCGACGTGGCGGGCGCGGACGTTCCCCCGGGAGGCCCGATGA
- the ccoN gene encoding cytochrome-c oxidase, cbb3-type subunit I, whose translation MSTHLETFSYDDDIVRKFLWATIIWGIVGFTVGLLIALQLANPWFNFDISWLSFGRLRPLHTNAVIFAFAGNAIFTGAYYSTQRLLKTRMFSDGLSKFHFWGWQAIIVAAALTLPLGFTQAKEYAELEWPIDLAIAVVWVAFAINFFGTIARRRERHIYVAIWFYIASIVTVAILHIFNNLSVPAGWLKSYSLYAGVQDAFMQWWYGHNAVAFFLTTPFLGLMYYFMPKAAERPVFSYKLSILHFWSLVFLYIWAGPHHLHYTALPDWASTLGMLFSVMLWMPSWGGMVNGLLTLRGAWHKVTEEPVLKFFVVAITAYGMSTFEGPMLSVKSVNALAHYTDWIIAHVHTGALGWNGLLTFGMVYWLAPRLFQTPLYSKKLAELHFWIATFGILLYVASIYSAGITQGLMWRAFDETGRLAYPDFVETVMQLMPMYWVRVAGGTLYIAGSLIFLYNIYKTWQARPAAYEVPEVSAPALAKPYVPHAAPAGEGAFARFTGMGWHRRWEGLPLLFTVMTVLAVVVASLAEIIPTFLIKSNVPTIASVKPYTPLELAGRDLYIKEGCFNCHSQMVRPLRYETERFGEYSKPGEFVYDHPFLWGSRRIGPDLARIGGKYPDLWHIRHFAEPKSLVANSIMPVYAHLERRELDFDGIQRRVDAMVMLGVPYGEAVRNAPAMARAQAEQMAAGIEASGGPSGLADKEVIALVAYLQRLGRDIQTPTGTASAAGGSAPGATP comes from the coding sequence ATGAGTACGCACCTCGAGACCTTCTCCTACGATGACGACATCGTCCGCAAGTTCCTGTGGGCGACCATCATCTGGGGCATCGTCGGTTTCACCGTCGGCCTGCTGATCGCGCTGCAGCTGGCGAACCCCTGGTTCAACTTCGACATCTCCTGGCTGTCCTTCGGGCGACTGCGCCCGCTGCATACCAACGCGGTGATCTTCGCGTTCGCGGGCAACGCGATCTTCACCGGCGCCTACTACTCCACCCAGCGACTGCTCAAGACGCGGATGTTCTCCGACGGCTTGAGCAAGTTCCATTTCTGGGGCTGGCAGGCGATCATCGTCGCCGCGGCGCTGACGCTGCCGCTTGGCTTCACGCAGGCCAAGGAGTACGCGGAGCTGGAGTGGCCGATCGATCTGGCCATCGCCGTGGTGTGGGTGGCCTTCGCGATCAACTTCTTCGGCACCATCGCGCGGCGCCGCGAGCGCCACATCTACGTGGCGATCTGGTTCTACATCGCGTCCATCGTGACGGTCGCGATCCTGCACATCTTCAACAATCTGAGCGTCCCGGCCGGCTGGCTGAAGAGCTACTCGCTCTACGCCGGCGTGCAGGACGCCTTTATGCAGTGGTGGTACGGGCACAACGCCGTCGCGTTCTTCCTGACGACGCCCTTCCTCGGCCTGATGTACTACTTCATGCCGAAGGCCGCCGAGCGACCGGTGTTCTCGTACAAGCTGTCGATCCTGCACTTCTGGTCGCTGGTGTTCCTGTACATCTGGGCGGGCCCGCACCACCTGCACTACACTGCGCTGCCGGACTGGGCGAGCACGCTGGGAATGCTGTTCTCGGTGATGCTGTGGATGCCGAGCTGGGGCGGGATGGTGAACGGCCTGCTGACGCTGCGCGGCGCCTGGCACAAGGTGACGGAAGAGCCGGTGCTCAAGTTCTTCGTCGTGGCGATCACGGCCTACGGGATGAGCACCTTCGAAGGCCCGATGCTCTCGGTGAAGAGCGTCAACGCACTGGCGCACTACACCGACTGGATCATCGCGCACGTGCACACCGGTGCACTCGGATGGAACGGCCTGCTGACCTTCGGTATGGTCTACTGGCTGGCGCCGCGGCTGTTCCAGACGCCGCTGTATTCCAAGAAGCTGGCTGAGCTGCACTTCTGGATCGCGACCTTCGGCATCCTGCTCTACGTGGCCAGCATCTACTCGGCCGGCATCACGCAGGGGCTGATGTGGCGCGCCTTCGACGAGACGGGCCGCCTGGCGTACCCCGACTTCGTCGAGACGGTGATGCAGCTGATGCCGATGTACTGGGTGCGCGTGGCTGGTGGCACGCTGTACATCGCGGGCTCGCTGATCTTCCTGTACAACATCTACAAGACGTGGCAGGCGCGGCCGGCTGCCTACGAGGTGCCCGAGGTGTCGGCACCGGCGCTGGCCAAGCCCTATGTGCCGCACGCCGCTCCGGCGGGCGAAGGCGCGTTCGCCCGCTTCACCGGAATGGGCTGGCACCGCCGCTGGGAGGGGCTGCCGCTGCTCTTCACGGTGATGACCGTGCTCGCGGTGGTGGTGGCCTCGCTGGCGGAGATCATCCCGACCTTCCTGATCAAGAGCAACGTACCGACCATCGCCAGCGTGAAGCCATACACGCCGCTTGAGCTCGCCGGACGCGACCTCTACATCAAGGAAGGCTGCTTTAACTGCCATTCGCAGATGGTGCGCCCGTTGCGCTACGAGACGGAACGCTTCGGCGAGTACTCGAAGCCGGGCGAGTTCGTGTACGACCATCCGTTCCTGTGGGGCTCGCGTCGCATCGGACCGGACCTCGCGCGCATCGGCGGAAAGTATCCGGACCTGTGGCACATCCGGCACTTCGCCGAGCCCAAGAGCTTGGTGGCCAACTCGATTATGCCCGTGTACGCGCATCTCGAGCGGCGCGAGTTGGACTTCGACGGCATCCAGCGTCGCGTGGACGCGATGGTGATGCTGGGCGTGCCGTATGGCGAGGCGGTCCGCAACGCCCCGGCGATGGCGCGGGCGCAGGCCGAGCAGATGGCGGCCGGCATCGAAGCCAGCGGCGGCCCGAGCGGCTTGGCCGATAAGGAGGTCATCGCGCTGGTGGCCTATCTGCAGCGCCTGGGCCGCGACATCCAGACACCCACGGGTACCGCGAGTGCGGCGGGGGGCTCGGCCCCGGGAGCGACGCCGTGA
- the ccoG gene encoding cytochrome c oxidase accessory protein CcoG, giving the protein MSAPAARGRVLATLNEDGSRRWIRPKPSAGKWLIRRQVVAYALMVFYLAFPHLRWNDKPWMLLDLPRREFTFFGTTFLPTDTLLLMLLFVSVLVLIFLLTALFGRVWCGWACPQTVWMEFLFRPIERVIEGGYAQSRALDKDRRHFTPRRLLKYAVYGVLAVLLGNTFLAYFVGTESLLRWVTQSPVQHPTPFLVMAVVSLGVFLDFTWFREQTCLVACPYGRWQSALLDKQSVIVAYDAARGEPRGHGTGARPGLGDCVACNACVNTCPTGIDIRDGLQMECIHCTQCADACDAIMEKVGKPAGLIRYSSQDALAGRPPKILRARTVLYPLAFVAFFGAFLLALATKSAADVTLLGPIGAPFTREADGRVVNQVRIKVANRTRATQQYHIAYLDEPGATLIAPENPLRVNAGETVTTSVFVMQGAERFVSGERRVRFRIDDGGKYSREFSWRLPGPVWGTQPPEQR; this is encoded by the coding sequence GTGAGCGCACCCGCAGCACGCGGGCGCGTACTCGCGACGCTCAACGAGGACGGCTCGCGCCGCTGGATCCGCCCCAAGCCCTCTGCGGGCAAGTGGCTGATCCGGCGGCAGGTGGTGGCGTATGCCTTGATGGTGTTCTACCTGGCGTTCCCGCACCTGCGCTGGAACGACAAGCCGTGGATGCTGCTCGACCTGCCGCGGCGCGAGTTCACGTTCTTCGGCACGACGTTCCTGCCGACGGACACGCTGCTGCTGATGCTGCTGTTCGTCAGCGTGCTGGTGCTGATCTTCCTGCTCACGGCCCTGTTCGGCCGCGTGTGGTGCGGCTGGGCCTGTCCGCAGACGGTGTGGATGGAGTTCCTGTTCCGGCCGATCGAGCGGGTGATCGAGGGCGGCTACGCGCAGTCGCGCGCGCTGGACAAGGACCGCAGGCACTTCACGCCGCGCCGATTGCTCAAGTACGCTGTCTATGGCGTCCTGGCGGTGCTGCTGGGGAACACGTTCCTGGCCTACTTCGTGGGCACGGAGTCGCTGCTGCGCTGGGTGACGCAGTCGCCGGTGCAGCACCCGACGCCATTCCTCGTGATGGCGGTGGTGTCGCTGGGCGTGTTCCTCGACTTCACCTGGTTCCGCGAGCAGACCTGCCTCGTGGCCTGTCCGTACGGGCGCTGGCAGTCGGCGCTGCTGGACAAACAATCGGTGATTGTGGCCTACGATGCCGCGCGCGGCGAGCCGCGCGGCCACGGCACGGGGGCGCGTCCCGGGCTCGGCGACTGCGTCGCCTGCAACGCCTGCGTGAACACCTGCCCCACCGGCATCGACATCCGCGACGGGCTGCAGATGGAGTGCATCCACTGCACGCAGTGCGCCGACGCCTGCGACGCGATTATGGAGAAGGTCGGCAAGCCCGCGGGGCTCATTCGCTACAGCTCGCAGGACGCGCTGGCGGGACGTCCGCCCAAGATCCTGCGGGCGCGCACGGTGCTGTACCCGCTCGCCTTCGTCGCGTTCTTCGGGGCCTTCCTGCTGGCGCTGGCCACCAAGTCTGCGGCCGACGTGACGTTGCTCGGGCCGATCGGGGCGCCGTTCACACGCGAGGCCGACGGCCGCGTGGTCAACCAGGTGCGCATCAAGGTGGCCAACCGCACGCGCGCGACGCAGCAGTACCACATCGCATACCTCGACGAACCCGGCGCGACGCTCATCGCACCCGAGAACCCGCTGCGCGTGAACGCCGGCGAGACGGTGACCACCTCGGTGTTCGTGATGCAGGGCGCGGAGCGCTTCGTGAGCGGCGAGCGTCGCGTGCGCTTCCGCATCGACGACGGCGGCAAGTACTCGCGCGAGTTCTCGTGGCGCCTTCCCGGCCCCGTGTGGGGCACCCAACCCCCGGAGCAACGATGA
- a CDS encoding sulfite exporter TauE/SafE family protein, producing the protein MIALASSVFVAGLLGSAHCAGMCGSFACLASGGDASGGRRALRSTAAYNGGRLLSYALLGALAGAAGAGLNRAGAVAGWARPAAVVAGILLILWGLASLAAALGLRIPLLDVPPALATRVAKAVRAVQERPPALRALAIGALSAALPCGWLYAFVATSAAAGSALGGATVMAAFWLGTLPLMAAVGLGAQRLLGRFRTRLPVVTASVLVILGVLTVAGRLTVTPSHSHAAEPAASAEHDGHDAHD; encoded by the coding sequence GTGATCGCGCTGGCCAGCTCCGTGTTCGTCGCCGGACTGCTCGGCAGCGCACACTGCGCCGGGATGTGCGGGAGCTTCGCTTGCCTCGCCTCCGGTGGCGATGCCTCCGGCGGGCGACGTGCGCTGCGCTCGACGGCGGCGTACAACGGCGGCCGTCTGCTCTCGTACGCGCTGCTGGGCGCGCTGGCCGGAGCGGCCGGTGCGGGGCTCAATCGCGCCGGTGCGGTGGCGGGATGGGCGAGACCGGCGGCGGTGGTCGCGGGCATCTTGCTTATTCTCTGGGGATTGGCGTCGCTCGCCGCGGCGCTGGGACTGCGCATCCCGCTGCTTGATGTGCCGCCCGCCTTGGCCACGCGCGTCGCCAAGGCGGTGCGCGCGGTGCAGGAGCGGCCGCCGGCCCTGCGCGCGCTGGCAATCGGCGCGCTGTCCGCCGCGCTGCCCTGTGGCTGGCTCTATGCCTTCGTCGCGACGTCGGCGGCGGCGGGCTCCGCGCTGGGCGGCGCGACGGTGATGGCGGCGTTCTGGCTGGGGACGCTGCCGCTGATGGCGGCCGTCGGACTCGGTGCGCAGCGCCTGCTCGGCCGCTTCCGCACGCGCCTGCCGGTGGTGACGGCCAGCGTGCTCGTGATCCTTGGCGTGCTGACCGTGGCCGGACGGCTGACGGTGACGCCTTCGCATTCCCACGCGGCCGAACCCGCCGCCAGCGCCGAGCACGATGGGCACGACGCTCACGACTGA
- a CDS encoding c-type cytochrome — MADQSDDKLLDHSYDGIQEYDNPMPRWWVWVFWATIVFSVAYYFLPSPFGEGPGMIAEYEASVAKAAAAQPQQVAAGPTDDELRQLVTNRAALADGKAVYDANCAACHRADGGGLIGPNLTDDAWIHGGSPTQVHHTIAVGVLAKGMPPWERILRPEQLNNVTAYVLSLQGTNPPNPKAPEGPTGGS; from the coding sequence ATGGCTGACCAATCCGACGACAAGCTCCTCGATCACTCGTACGACGGGATCCAGGAGTACGACAACCCGATGCCCCGCTGGTGGGTGTGGGTGTTCTGGGCGACGATCGTGTTCAGCGTGGCGTACTACTTCCTGCCGTCGCCGTTCGGCGAGGGGCCGGGGATGATCGCCGAGTATGAGGCCAGCGTGGCGAAGGCCGCGGCGGCACAGCCGCAGCAGGTGGCGGCCGGCCCCACCGACGACGAGTTGCGGCAGTTGGTGACGAACCGCGCCGCGCTGGCCGACGGCAAGGCGGTGTACGATGCCAACTGCGCGGCCTGCCACCGCGCCGACGGTGGTGGTCTCATCGGCCCCAACCTCACCGACGATGCGTGGATCCACGGCGGGTCGCCGACGCAGGTGCACCACACCATCGCGGTGGGGGTACTGGCCAAGGGGATGCCGCCCTGGGAGCGCATCCTGCGCCCGGAGCAGCTCAACAACGTGACGGCCTACGTGCTGTCGCTGCAGGGCACGAACCCACCCAACCCCAAGGCTCCTGAAGGGCCCACGGGAGGCTCGTGA